From the Ralstonia wenshanensis genome, the window GGGTTGCCGGAACGCCGTCACCTGGCTGGTGACCGTGCTCGCGCAGCCCGCCAGCAGGCTGGCCGCCATCAGGGCGCCAGCCATCGGCCAGACGCCCGATGTCTTGATCCATTTCCACATAGAAAATCCCTCTACTCTCAATCAGACAGATGGTCGCGGGCCCCGGAAGCGGGCTGCGCGCGCTCTGTTACTCAGAGTGACGCCCCGCGCGGAAGATTCCCGCCAAGGGCCTGAGTACAATGGCCCTTTGCGACCGCAGACAACGCAGATAAGGATGTTACCGATGTTGCGCACCGATACCGCCGTCACGATTTACCGCAAGGACTACACCGCGCCCGCTTTCCGCATTGACGAAGTGGCCCTGGAGATCGATCTCGTGCCCGAGCGCACTCGCGTCGTCAACCGCATGCGCATGACGCGCACGGACGCCGGCAGGCCGCTCGTGCTGGTGGGTGAGGGGCTGGAACTGGCCGCCGCAACCGTCGACAGCAAAGCGCTTTCCGGCCTGCAAGCCTCGGGCGACACCCTCACCATCGACGCCGTGCCGGCCGATGTTGGCACCAGCTTCACGTTGGAACTCACCACCTACTGCAATCCCGCAGCCAATTCGTCGCTGATGGGCCTGTACGTTTCCAACGGCAACTTCTTCACGCAGTGCGAGGCCGAGGGCTTTCGCAAGATCACCTACTTCCTCGACCGCCCGGACGTGATGACGGTCTACACCGTCACGCTGCGCGCATCGAAGGCGGACTACCCGGTGCTGCTGTCCAACGGCAATCTCATGTCGGAGCGCGACCTGCCGGACGGCCGCCACGAAGCCGTGTGGCACGACCCCTTCAAGAAGCCGTCTTATCTGTTCGCGCTGGTGGCGGGCAAGCTGGAGTGCATCGAAGAGCGCATTCAATCCGCCTCGGGCAAGGAGAAACTGCTGCAGGTCTGGGTCGAGCCGCATGACCTCGGCAAGACCCGCCACGCGATGGATTCGCTCATCCATTCCATCCACTGGGACGAACGCCGCTTCGGCCTGGAGCTGGATCTCGACCGCTTCATGATAGTCGCCGTGGGCGACTTCAACATGGGCGCGATGGAGAACAAGGGCCTGAACATCTTCAACACGAAGTACGTGCTGGCCAATGCGGAGACGGCCACCGATGTGGACTTCGCCAACATCGAATCGGTGGTCGGTCACGAATATTTCCACAACTGGACGGGCAACCGCGTCACCTGCCGCGACTGGTTCCAGTTGAGCCTGAAGGAAGGCCTGACGGTGTTCCGTGATCAGGAATTCTCCGCCGATATGGCGGCACAAGCGGCCGCGCAAGCCGGCAACGAAGCCGCCGCAGCCAGCGCCCGCGCCGTCAAGCGCATCGAAGACGTGCGCGTGCTGCGGCAGGCGCAGTTTCCGGAAGATGCCGGGCCGATGGCCCACCCGGTGCGGCCCGACAGCTACGAAGAAATCAATAACTTCTACACCGTCACGGTGTACGAAAAAGGCGCGGAAGTCGTGCGCATGTACCAGACGCTGCTCGGCCGCGACGGCTTCCGCAAAGGCATGGACCTGTACTTCCAGCGCCACGATGGCCAGGCTGTCACCTGCGACGACTTCCGCGCTGCCATGGCCGATGCCAACGGCCGCGACCTCACGCAATTCGGCCGCTGGTACAGCCAGGCCGGCACGCCGGTCGTGGCAGTCGAAGGCCACCACGATGCCGCCACGCATACCTACACACTCACGCTGCGCCAGCGCTGCGAGCCGGTCGGTATCGAAGTGAACAGCGGCATCCAGAAGCAACCATT encodes:
- the pepN gene encoding aminopeptidase N produces the protein MLRTDTAVTIYRKDYTAPAFRIDEVALEIDLVPERTRVVNRMRMTRTDAGRPLVLVGEGLELAAATVDSKALSGLQASGDTLTIDAVPADVGTSFTLELTTYCNPAANSSLMGLYVSNGNFFTQCEAEGFRKITYFLDRPDVMTVYTVTLRASKADYPVLLSNGNLMSERDLPDGRHEAVWHDPFKKPSYLFALVAGKLECIEERIQSASGKEKLLQVWVEPHDLGKTRHAMDSLIHSIHWDERRFGLELDLDRFMIVAVGDFNMGAMENKGLNIFNTKYVLANAETATDVDFANIESVVGHEYFHNWTGNRVTCRDWFQLSLKEGLTVFRDQEFSADMAAQAAAQAGNEAAAASARAVKRIEDVRVLRQAQFPEDAGPMAHPVRPDSYEEINNFYTVTVYEKGAEVVRMYQTLLGRDGFRKGMDLYFQRHDGQAVTCDDFRAAMADANGRDLTQFGRWYSQAGTPVVAVEGHHDAATHTYTLTLRQRCEPVGIEVNSGIQKQPFHIPFAIGLIDKNGRDLPLRLRGEAASPSPVTTRVLDFTETKQTFVFEDVAEAPLPSLLRNFSAPVIVEYGYTTEQLTFQLAHDSDPFNRWEAGQRLATDTLLRMVTDIQHGRAPVVDPALVEALRAVVADASLDPAFREQMLILPAEGYLAERMDVADPAAIHTARRTLRRTLAEKLNAELLHAYQANQTEGAYSPDAVSAGKRALKNIALGYLVETEAAEALALAEQQYAGATNMTDRMGALSAMVTSYAPGREAALADFYTRFADDALVIDKWFSLQAMQPGAAGKPTLATVRALMAHPAFTLRNPNRARSLIFSFCSGNPAQFHAADGSGYAYWAEQVLALDAINPQVSARLARALDRWRKYVPTLRDAMQDALKRVAAHPSLSRDVREIVGKALA